The sequence CTCGCCTGCGAACAATGGCTGCTCGAACGCTACCATGAAAGCGGCTTTCCAGTCATCGTCGTGCGCCCCTCCCATACCTATTCCCACCGCTGGATACCCAGCCCGGTTTCCAGCTCGACTTACAATTTCGCCGCCCGCATCGAACAGGGCAAACCAGTCTTTGTGCCCGACCAGGGCCAAAACCCATGGACCCTCACCGCTTCGAGCGACTTCGCCATCGGCCTGGCCGGTCTGGTAGGCAACCCCGCCGCCATCGGCCAAGCCTTCCATATTACCAGCGATGAAGTCCTCACCTGGAATCAGATCATCAAGGAGATTGCCCGTGCCCTTGCCCAATGCGCCGGCGCCCCCAGAGAACCTGACATCTTGAAAATCCCAACCGATTTCATCTGCAAAATCGCCCCGCGCCTGACCGGCACTCTTAAAGGTGACAAGGCCCTTCCCGGCGTCTTTGACAATTCAAAGATAAAACGCCTTGTCCCCGAGTTCGGCTGCACTAAACCCTTTGCCCAAGGCATCCGCGAATCCATTGAATGGCTGCGCTCAGACCGGGCCCGGCAAATCCTTGACCCAAAAGTGGAGG comes from Verrucomicrobiia bacterium and encodes:
- a CDS encoding NAD-dependent epimerase/dehydratase family protein, with protein sequence MRILFIGGTGNISADCAALLAERGHEIAVISRGRAAVPSSYHHLQADRKDPAALRAALNAAQPEAIINFLGFELEDVQLDYELFPASARQYLFISSATVYAKPPAALPITEDAPLGNPWWDYAQKKLACEQWLLERYHESGFPVIVVRPSHTYSHRWIPSPVSSSTYNFAARIEQGKPVFVPDQGQNPWTLTASSDFAIGLAGLVGNPAAIGQAFHITSDEVLTWNQIIKEIARALAQCAGAPREPDILKIPTDFICKIAPRLTGTLKGDKALPGVFDNSKIKRLVPEFGCTKPFAQGIRESIEWLRSDRARQILDPKVEATIQDVISAWQREGR